DNA sequence from the Streptomyces cinnabarinus genome:
TCCGGATCATGTGGTCCCGGTCGACGTGCACCACGACGTCGTCCAGCCGGATCCGGGCCAGCACTTCACGGGCGTAGCGCTCGACCGGGAAGTCCCGCCAGGCCGAGACGGCGAACTGGCGAATGACGGCACTCGGCTGCGCGGCGTAGGCGAGGGTGAGCGGCAGGCACTCCGGGGTGCCGATCCTACTCAGGGTGGTGACCACCAGAAGCTGCACGTCCTGCGCGAGCCCCCTCGGACCAGGCAGCATCGGCAGCACATACGGCCCCAGCCTGGCCACCTCCGTCGCCTGGATGTCGTTCTTCGGCGGCATGAACGCCTTCACCCGGTCCTCGACGGCCTGGAGCGTCCTGGCCGGCAGGAACACCGCCTCGGCCGCGCAACTCGCCGCGAGCACATGCAGGTTCCACCGCTCGTGCCCCGTGAACTCGTCGCCCTGGTCCATCAAGTCCTCGATCACGGAGCGTACTTCGGCGTCCGTGCAGTGGCCGACGGACAGCAGCACGACGTCGTGCCACTCCTCCTGCGAGGCATGGCGCAGGAGTTCGCCGAGGCAGTCGCTGTTGCGGAACTCGGCCGCGGCCAGGTAGTCCTGGAAGGTGCGGTGAATGAACTGGATGCTGTCCGCCGTCCGTTCCTCCAGGACGCCACTGCGGTTGAGGATGTGGCGCAGGACCGCCTGCGCGGAGCCCTGCCCCCGGACCTTCGGCATACCCTCCAGGGCCGGGGTCAGCTGCTTGATCGCCTGCTCGTGGGAGAGCTGTGACTGTCCGTTGCGCACCAGCCAGACGGCGATGCGCTGGAGGAGCGCCTGATGCGCCTCCGCCGGCAGCTCGATCCCTTCCGGTTTCGGGATCTTCCGCCGTGCGTCCCGTCGGCCCAGGAGCATCTTCAGGGCCGCCAGATACAGTTCGGGGCGGCTCACCGGGAGGTCGCCGCCGCTGCGCCGGTGCAGCGCACAGACCACAGCGCACAGCAGCGGGGTCCGGGCGAGGTTGCGCAGCGCGGGGTTGGAGGTGAACTCCGCCTTGAGGGTCGCCTCCAGTTCGGACAGCTGGTCGCGCTCCTCGGCGGAGACGGACTCCTCCAGGCGTGCCGTGTCGTGCCAGGCGTGCACGAACGTCTCGATGTCCGTGTCCCGCATGGGCAGCAGGCGGAGTTCCTTGAAGCCCTCGCCCGCCAGCCAGTTCTCCTCCACCGCGAGCGGCCGGACCGTCACCAGGCACAGGTTGGCGGGGAACGTGGCCAGCAGCGAGCTGAGCCACTGCCCAGCCTCCTCACGGTCCTCCTGCGGAACCTCGTCGAGCCCGTCCACCAGCAACAGCGCCCGCCCGGCGTCGAGCACCCGGCGCGCCCAGTTCCGCGGGGGATCGCCCGTCATCAGGCCGGCCACCCGGTACAGCGCGTTCGGCGCGGGGAAGCCGTGCCCGTGGGCGCGCAGCCGCCGCAGCGGCACGACGAAGGGCACCAGACCGTTCAGGGCGCCGAGGCTGCCCTCCAGGGTGACCGAGGCCGAGTGCGAGGCGATCCACTCGACCAGCGTCGTCTTCCCCGCGCCCGCCTCTCCCCGCAGCAGCACGCGGGGCCCGGCCGCCATCAGCTGGTCGTCGACGCGCCGGGCCCACCGGGGCACGCCGCGTGCCCGCCGGGAGGACGAGGCGTCCTCGGCCTCCAGGTGGAGGTAGGCGGTGTCCAGGTTCCAGCGCGACTCGTGCGGGCCCAGGTCGTCGATCCCGATGATCGCGATGCTGTGGAACCGGGCCTTGATCGCCTCCCGGTACTCCTGCTCGAACAGCTCGTCGTGGCGGTGGAACTCGGTGACCGGCTCCAGGTTCCGCGGCCGGTGTTCCTCGGGCAGGGTGAACGCCGAGGTGACGTCCTCGTCGAGACACTCCGCCTCGATCCGCAGGTGTCCGCGCCCGGCGGGGACGCTCGTCACCACGCCGATCAGCACGCCGCCCGCGAACACCGGGGCGCCCGAGAGCCCGGCCAGGGGCGAACGCCCGTCCTCCCGCTCCACCGCGGGTGGCCGGGCGAACTCGCCGACCAGGATGTTCGGCCGCAGTCGGCTCGCCATGGGCAGCACGGTGAGTTCGTACTGATCGCATTCGATCTCGCCGGTCAAGGGGTCGCGTTGGACGTGCGGGAAGCCCACGACCTGGCAGTCCCGCACCGGCTGGGCGGTGGCGACGCGCCCCCAGCGCAGTCTGCCGAGCGGCTTGAGACCACTCTGCCGCAGCACGTCGGCGCGGGCCTCCAGCAGCGCGAGGTCACGCTTCTCGTCGACCCAGCGCACCTCGCAGGCCGTCCACTGCGAGCCACTCGGGTGGATCACCGCGACCGTCTCGTGCCCGGCGGTCACGCGAGGCGACCCGTCCGCGGCGGGACCCGAGCCGCCGTCGGACTCTTCCGGTTTCGCCTTCCGCACGACGTGTGCCGCGGTGAGGATGTGCCGGGGCGCCAGAAGCACACCGGTCCCCTGGGCGGTACCACGCGGTCCGCGGGCGAAGCGGCTCGTGCCATGGCGTTCAGCGCGTGGTGTCGCGGCCGAAG
Encoded proteins:
- a CDS encoding NACHT domain-containing protein; its protein translation is MLLAPRHILTAAHVVRKAKPEESDGGSGPAADGSPRVTAGHETVAVIHPSGSQWTACEVRWVDEKRDLALLEARADVLRQSGLKPLGRLRWGRVATAQPVRDCQVVGFPHVQRDPLTGEIECDQYELTVLPMASRLRPNILVGEFARPPAVEREDGRSPLAGLSGAPVFAGGVLIGVVTSVPAGRGHLRIEAECLDEDVTSAFTLPEEHRPRNLEPVTEFHRHDELFEQEYREAIKARFHSIAIIGIDDLGPHESRWNLDTAYLHLEAEDASSSRRARGVPRWARRVDDQLMAAGPRVLLRGEAGAGKTTLVEWIASHSASVTLEGSLGALNGLVPFVVPLRRLRAHGHGFPAPNALYRVAGLMTGDPPRNWARRVLDAGRALLLVDGLDEVPQEDREEAGQWLSSLLATFPANLCLVTVRPLAVEENWLAGEGFKELRLLPMRDTDIETFVHAWHDTARLEESVSAEERDQLSELEATLKAEFTSNPALRNLARTPLLCAVVCALHRRSGGDLPVSRPELYLAALKMLLGRRDARRKIPKPEGIELPAEAHQALLQRIAVWLVRNGQSQLSHEQAIKQLTPALEGMPKVRGQGSAQAVLRHILNRSGVLEERTADSIQFIHRTFQDYLAAAEFRNSDCLGELLRHASQEEWHDVVLLSVGHCTDAEVRSVIEDLMDQGDEFTGHERWNLHVLAASCAAEAVFLPARTLQAVEDRVKAFMPPKNDIQATEVARLGPYVLPMLPGPRGLAQDVQLLVVTTLSRIGTPECLPLTLAYAAQPSAVIRQFAVSAWRDFPVERYAREVLARIRLDDVVVHVDRDHMIRNLHHLGPLLDVVVSGAFPASQLDRDLPRTELGRLTVKDNHTLGNLSFLGGRPGIKALCLGAGTWVQDISALRGTDLTMLALEATLLDPAEMAVIPSLHHLRELRLRGLGRDMFPPPHPGVARLSVAADGGRLDSLRHWTGLRGLAVWQETSLVDLFEEITCLPRLRALQIPVRDPATELAGLPVQHGIHSLTLPSLDGEADLTGLARTFPGLRRVTLGPVPEQSTVDLTPLHELPGLSVTLVSEGHPPHLKGREALGGRFRLTATSTLDLR